CTCGTGCTGCAGTTACTCCGTGTGACCGCACGAGGGCGCGTCGATCCCTTCACAGACTCCGGGaggtttaatttaaaaaagatcaaTTTGATTTGCAAGATATAAAGAGCAAATAGGGGAGGAACATCTCTTAAATGTCAATTTAAATTGTGCTTTAGCATACAGAGCATGGATGCCATTTAAATCTGCTGTGTTTCAACAATAAAAAAgataaactaataaaagaaaaacagtataAAAAACtaaatgaaattttaaaaaaaaactccatgGAGTAACAGATCGCAGAAAATACCAGGAGATTTACTAGATGTGGCCCAAATATCCAGATGTAGGACACAATCCCATGTGACCAACTGTGACCGTGAAGCAGAGAAGATCAGGTTGAAcgttctctgcagcagcttcaggatgtGAAGCTAAATGCTTCCAGAACCAGGAGCTGAAGCCATGGCAACATCCTTCTCAGCAGGAACTCTTTCCCACCCCACAGATGAAAAGCTGCTGGCCGACCTCTGCTCCcctccctgcagcagctgttcccAATGGGAGATCCGGGTCCTGACGGCAGGGGGGGACGAGGTGGAGCTGAAGGATGGATCACTGAgagctgttagggttagggttaggctaaccctaaccctgctccagggGCCCCGGCCCTCATTATTCCATGCTATTCCATGGTCCATGAGCCTTTCTGAGTCCTGCTGCTCTACTGCCATGATGGCAGCCTCTCAACAGAGGTTCCTTCCTCTTTACACTGAAGAACATTCCCAGTCTGGCTCCGTGGTTGCTCATTAAACGTGTGTCCAATGGTCATCAAGAGCCGCCTTGTTTTACAATGAAATTGATATAATTAGTGAGAAGGATCCCTCCGTGGGTGCAGTCTCACGCTTGGCTCCTGTCTCAGGGAAACTACCTAAGATATTTCTTCCCAACATAAAGCAAAAGCACAGCAAACAGTGGTGGGAAGTATTTATCTAAACACACTCATATCTGAGTATCGCATAACGTAGGCAAATATTTGACCTTTTTATTACGCTACTCTCATCTTATTTGCAACATCAAAGCCAAAAATGGTTTTTTTCAACATTCTGTAACACAGAATGTTTTATTAACCTGCTGCGAGTGTTTTCCCACCGACCTGATAAAGCCTGAGAAGCTGCCGATCTTATGCAACTTCTCAACATTTAGTTTGACCAACAAAACCTGGCAACAGCTTCTTGTCCCTGCGGGACACGCCTGGATTCTGCTGCCAGGTGGAGGAATCTGCACAAACACGCACGAAGGTCGACAGCAGGAACGCTGAGCAAACAGCCGAAGAGGAGGCAGGAAAAGAATTCCAACAACCAAACAGGCAAAGAAAGCAAAAGTAAACAACGTGGTCACAGCGTCGGGAAACCAGGTGAGGTGTAACTGGAATTCTGATCcttaaatggaaaacaaatatACATTATGAAAGTGGACTTTTAGCATGCTGGGAGACAAAGAGCGGTGACGCAGGTGGCCCACGTGGAGCCCTGCTTGTCCtggtctcacacacgcacacacacacacacacacacacacacacacacctgctcaccAGCCCAGTGCTcactgggtgtgtgtttgtgatccACGTGATCgtcacacacaacacactgcTGCTGCGTTCAGGCGAACACCAGAGTGGCACCAGCGCTGCAAACACCTGGATAATGAAGCACAGCCTGGATTCATTTGGATGAGGCTCCTGCTccgactgggggggggggggggggggggggggggggacctggaAAGTTGTTGACCTGGTTCCTGGTTGCTGagcccctctaaccctctaaccctctaaccctctaaccctaaccctctaaccctctaaccctctaccctaaccctctaaccctctaaccctctaaccctctaaaccctaaccctctaacctctaaccctaaccctctaaccctctaaccctctaaccctaaccctctaaccctctaaccctctaaccctaaccctctactaacactctaaccctctaacccctctaaccctaaccctactaaccctctaaccctctaaccctctaaccctaaccctaaaccctctaacctcactctaaccctaacccctaaccctctaacccctctaacccgcTAAccccctaccctctaacctcccctctaaaaccctaaccctctaaaccctctaaccctaaccccctaaccctctaaccctctaaccctctaaccccctaaccctctaaccctcaccctctaaccctaaccccctaaccctctaaccctctaaccctaaccctctaaccctctaaccctaaccatctacccctaaccctaaccctctaaacctctaaccctaaccctctaaccctaaccctctaaccctctaaccctaaccctctaaacctctaaccctctaaccctctaaccctaaccctctaacctctaaccctctaaccctctaaccctaaccctctaaccctctaaccctaaaaccctctaacctaaccctctaaccctaaaccctctaaccctctaaccctctaaccccctaaccctctaaccctctaaccctaaccctctaaccctctaaccctctaaccctaaccctctaaccctaaccctctaaccctctaaccctctaaccctaaccctctaaccctctaaccctctaaccctctaaccctctaaccctaaccctctaaccctaaccctctaaccctaacccctctaaccctctaaccctctaaccctaaccctctaacccctctaaaccctctaaaccctctaaccctaaccctctaacccttaaccctaaccctctaaccctctaaccctctaaccctctaaccctaaccctctaaccctctaaccctctaacccctctaaccctctaaccacctaaccctctaaccctctaaccctctaaccctctaaccctctaaccacctaaccctctaaccctctaaccctctaaccctctaaccctctaaccctaaccctctaaccctctaaccctaaccctctaaccctctaaccctaaccctctaaccctctaaccctctaaccctctaaccctaaccctctaaccctctaaccctaaccctctaaccctctaaccctctaaccctctaaccctctaaccctaaccctaaccctctaaccctctaaccctaaccctctaaccctctaaccctctaaccctaaccctctaaccctctaaccctaaccctaaccctctaaccctctaaccctaaccctctaaccctctaaccctctaaccctctaaccctaccctgcATTAACAAGCTGCAGCTGCCTTGAGCTCACATGAGTTCAGCTAATGAGGTCCCAGAAGAGTCgtgaggagatgctgaaggCTAAATTAAAGGGAGACAACGTCCCTTTAATTTAGAATGAACAAGTTCCAGGACAGCGACAAACATGCACACGTGGCCTTGGTTACTGTCGTTAGGGTCATTTTAATGGCTACATAGTACAAACGACTTTACTATACACAAGGTTTacaggctaacacacacacacactcacacacacacacacagacagacacacacacacacacacacacacacacacacacacacacactcacacacacacacacagacagacacactcacacacacactcacacacacacacagacagacacacacacacacacacacacacacacacacacacactcacacacacacagacagacagacacactcacactcacactcacacacacacactcacacacacacagacagacacacacacacacacacacacacacacactcacacacacacacacagacagacacacacacacacacacacacacacactcacacacacacagacagacagacacactcacactcacacacacactgtctctggAGGCCTGCTTCCACTGGTCCGAGGTGCTTGAATGACTCCAGTcagccagcaacagcagcacgtgGGTTCTCAGGCGGCGCTCAGCTTGTGCCAAGCCGCCACCACTTTCTCAGGGTTTGCCATGGCGTCCCTCCActgctccgctgctgctgggacacGACTGTCACATCCCAACTGGATCTGCCAGAAAGATCCAGAAGACAACAGTTGTTCTGACtgatcctctcagctcctccacactcAGTGCCGGCCTACGAGGCTGCCGGGCACCTGGTCACTTCCgctagctaatgttagcaaatGTTAGCCAGCTAATGTTTCAATAACTTCATCTTGTAGCTGCtgaattttctgtttttgcattATGAATAGAATATCCAGTAAACATAAGTTGGTGTCACTACCGCCGGTGTCCACAGAGGTCGCTGTGGAGCCACGGTCACATTAAATGAATAAGTGCATTAAGAGGTCAAATAAGCgctaaagtgtgtgtttctgctcacctgtcccagacactgtttcctcctcaccgAGCTGCGACTGTACAGTCTGACTGACAGCGAGCCGACGGGGTCTAACGCTGACAGGAGGAAGTGAAGCGTTTCCCGCCACTGACACTGACCCCCCAGGGCCTTCAGTGCACGCGTCTTCTTCTTCACTGCGACCTGCTCCTGATGGTGGAGTTCCAATTTGACGAAGAACGCTTCAGAGGGAAGATTTAAGAGTGAGCCGGTCACCAACACCAGATCAGCTGCTGCACTTCACTGGTTCCCAATGACGCCTACTTTGACTGAGGGGTGTGGAGGATGCTGGGAGGTGGCGGGCGGCGAGGACCTGGAGCTGGATGCGTCCGTTGACGGGCTGGAAGCAGATGGTGAGATGCAGCTCAGAGCGACAaacctggaagaggaggagatcacCTTCAGAGGAAGACTCTGGCCGACCTCTGATGAAGGAAAGCAACAGTTTTGGAGCGCTCGGTTTGATCTTTGACATTAGAACATTTAAGGTGTCATTCCCAAccgggtcgggggggggggggggtccatcaccaggaccagcaccaggacgTGTCAGTGTGGACTCACAGACGCTTTGGACAGAGGACTGAGGCGGAGCCAGTGCTCCGTCTCCTCAGAGCCCGTCTGGGTCAGCGGGAGGACGCCCTCGGCCACCGTGCGCTTCCTGGAGCCGTGCACCTGCAGGCGCAGCACCAGAGCGCCGCgacgcagctgctgcagctgcagcgtgaACACGAAGGTCTCCATGAAGGACACGTCCTGAAGGACAGGCAGGGAGATCAGCTGGGTTTTCtcccaacccccaaccctagAGTGTCCACGGCTGACCTGAGACCAGTCCTTGAGCGAGCTCTTGAAGCGGAGCGCCTTGGGGAGGGCGAGGAGGCCTTTCAGTCCAATCCTTGgttgctctgctgcctccagcgGCAGGTTGAGCTCGCAGCACTGAcaggaagacagaaaaagacTTTTCATCAAAGTTTACGGCACTTGAGGAAAATTGTACTGAGCACAGTTAGAATCTTGTGTTGGTCAGAAAGAACTTTTCCCAGCAGGTTTCCAGGTTGGAcggtgagagaggagaagccACCGGAGAGCCGTGTGATGAGGACAACAGAGGATCCATTGAGCCACAGAGAGCAGCACAATGGAGCTCCTGTAGGTGTGCAACCCTACCTGCACCAGCGTGATCCACACCTGCTCCGGAGCCTCCT
Above is a genomic segment from Takifugu rubripes chromosome 2, fTakRub1.2, whole genome shotgun sequence containing:
- the tc2n gene encoding tandem C2 domains nuclear protein, with the translated sequence MKCLKDCCRTLMKRRTEQEVQVVSLKLPQLQAAPADAGRVTADDYLLSKLPPDGREVPFVLPTFKASYIQPRGSPFPNLQAGPQSSARCTYVERKADLLASAQFIYSPESSFHQGHMTHFISPGLARRDTPRKPTSSPPGWSGGEQRLSSSMLDLSCSQGSLQHGESASSVLSSASSANGSSLDSISLSGDERELGKVCVRVSYQEAPEQVWITLVQCCELNLPLEAAEQPRIGLKGLLALPKALRFKSSLKDWSQDVSFMETFVFTLQLQQLRRGALVLRLQVHGSRKRTVAEGVLPLTQTGSEETEHWLRLSPLSKASVCRSELHLTICFQPVNGRIQLQVLAARHLPASSTPLSQTFFVKLELHHQEQVAVKKKTRALKALGGQCQWRETLHFLLSALDPVGSLSVRLYSRSSVRRKQCLGQIQLGCDSRVPAAAEQWRDAMANPEKVVAAWHKLSAA